From the Danaus plexippus chromosome 5, MEX_DaPlex, whole genome shotgun sequence genome, one window contains:
- the LOC116768931 gene encoding uncharacterized protein LOC116768931 isoform X1 translates to MNTDFKNNHYIQKSIENMNSGLYNYSRRNVTDQFKAEAISKNTSTKDFENAFVTMDKENTMINSNVPDKYFIQSTITFKESKESLREKTNSGNTSNKTLNFIKSKDDYKIFEKDKKLPFYKTDYGSYNLETLHINHNLKHTTENARHKQLNNTLATYTTKEKKYSQNISVTGSNQSLLIENKRIKLVTHSPQKWSTKLLEKILSTTTLLKGHFLLFNKSNINRDLAHHSERFDTQTDYKDVTSYKHEYNNTERNKIELNISQKVTPEPKSILQETEQTTRSLTLKEPEQNIEKKVSLSEINGAKTTISVQNKIIPVNASVAINKTLYGNMYKDINNVKIHINNNFQINTLTYQNIYMKNNYRLNNTERRHKKRKTVKYNTYKPTKAHVDVTQKNDYHPLENINKNNSALNIPTVAPRSSNTNYYPNIVVRTEFNFTTGTLELTTIPTKLQFKPKIKTVDTNKYILLNPFEKTNLFPIKKLPTNVQRKVMRRIYLPNKEKQIVTMNTDDFFSLRRPASNYNYYENQYQRNSKAQLEKPVTEKPRQYVIRPMFDHIDGFNLRDKYFRPKPLLVNNDDFYREKFQLHHQSDAITLRQKINYVRDMMPPPVPKDNDRHVIERPSYLPPKTKPKFLRDRIDSIRNYLFNTDVIEKTQFPISKVLRDSTDFMRYEDPLYYYRKSGWYGGTITTSSVAPKRTRRQRKTIFFLSPTVPYLYF, encoded by the coding sequence ATGAATAccgatttcaaaaataatcattatattcaaaaaagcATAGAGAACATGAATTCAGGTCTTTATAATTACAGTAGAAGAAACGTGACAGATCAATTTAAAGCCGAGGCAATTTCCAAGAATACTTCTACTAAAGATTTTGAAAACGCCTTTGTCACTATggataaagaaaatacaatgATTAATTCCAATGTTCCTGATAAGTACTTTATACAATCAACTATAACATTTAAAGAATCGAAAGAATCCTTAAGAGAAAAAACGAATTCTGGCAACACGTCAAATAAAACGctgaatttcataaaatccAAAGatgattacaaaatatttgaaaaggaTAAGAAATTGCCCTTTTACAAGACAGATTATGGTTCGTACAATTTAGAAACGTTGCACATTAATCATAACTTAAAACATACCACGGAGAATGCGCGTcacaaacaattaaataacacCCTAGCAACATATACTACGAaggagaaaaaatattcacaaaacaTTTCCGTGACAGGAAGCAATCAATCtctattaattgaaaataaaagaattaaattagtgACCCACTCACCGCAAAAATGGTCCACAAAACTTTTagagaaaattttatcaaccACTACGTTATTAAAAGgacattttttactttttaataaatctaatattaatagagACCTAGCTCATCATAGTGAAAGATTTGATACACAAACTGACTATAAAGATGTGACTTCTTACAAACATGAGTACAATAATacagaaagaaataaaattgaattaaatattagccAAAAAGTAACACCTGAACCAAAATCAATTTTACAAGAAACTGAACAGACTACAAGGTCACTTACACTAAAAGAACCAGaacaaaatatagaaaagaaaGTTTCATTGTCAGAAATCAATGGAGCAAAGACAACAATTAgcgttcaaaataaaataattcctgTAAATGCCAGCgtggcaataaataaaactttgtatggaaatatgtataaagacataaacaatgttaaaatCCATATCAAcaataactttcaaattaataCACTGACataccaaaatatttatatgaagaataATTACAGACTTAATAACACCGAGAGACGGCACAAGAAGAGaaaaacagtaaaatacaATACGTACAAACCAACAAAAGCACATGTCGATGTCACTCAGAAAAATGATTATCATCCTTTAgagaatataaacaaaaataattctgcATTAAACATACCGACGGTGGCGCCTCGCAGCAGCAACACAAATTATTATCCAAATATAGTTGTTCGTaccgaatttaattttaccacAGGAACCCTTGAACTGACGACAATTCCAACTAAGCTTCAGTTCAAgcccaaaataaaaacagtcgATACAaacaagtatatattattaaacccATTTGAAAAAACTAATCTCTTTCCAATCAAAAAACTTCCAACGAATGTACAAAGGAAAGTAATGAGACGAATATATTTACcgaataaagaaaaacaaatagtgACTATGAACACCGACGACTTCTTCTCCCTTAGGAGACCCGCCTcgaactataattattatgagaaTCAATACCAACGGAACTCTAAAGCTCAATTGGAAAAACCAGTCACCGAAAAGCCACGACAATATGTTATCCGTCCGATGTTTGATCACATCGacggttttaatttaagagataagtACTTCAGACCTAAACCGCTGTTAGTAAATAATGATGATTTCTATAGAGAAAAATTTCAGCTGCACCATCAGAGCGACGCTATAACATTGAGACAAAAGATTAACTACGTCAGAGATATGATGCCACCTCCTGTACCCAAGGACAATGATAGACATGTCATCGAAAGGCCCTCTTATCTACCTCcaaaaacaaaaccaaaatttCTAAGAGACCGTATAGATTCTATAAgaaattatctatttaatacGGATGTTATTGAGAAAACACAATTTCCCATTAGTAAAGTCCTCAGAGATTCCACGGACTTCATGCGTTATGAAGATCCATTGTACTATTATAGAAAAAGCGGTTGGTATGGAGGAACAATTACAACAAGCTCTGTAGCTCCGAAAAGAACGCGACGTCAGAGGAAgaccattttttttcttagtcCTACCGTGCCttacctttatttttaa